Proteins encoded in a region of the Quercus lobata isolate SW786 chromosome 8, ValleyOak3.0 Primary Assembly, whole genome shotgun sequence genome:
- the LOC115954923 gene encoding LOW QUALITY PROTEIN: pentatricopeptide repeat-containing protein At5g16420, mitochondrial (The sequence of the model RefSeq protein was modified relative to this genomic sequence to represent the inferred CDS: substituted 1 base at 1 genomic stop codon), with the protein MLRHSHSQLAATATHLRRFSTADPNLLLQSYTVTPPLKPWPQRLYPKRLVSMITRQQNLDLALQIFHYAGKFHPDFSHNYDTYHAIIQRLCRAREFNPVESLLSDLRHSHIKCGENLFVDVIRSYGLASKPDLAVKTFLRIHTFDVQRSVRSLNTLLNALVQNKRYGLVHVLFKNSQTRFGVVPNVFTCNILIKAMCKKNDVEGALQVLDEMPGMGFVPNLVTYTTVLCGYVARGDMGSARRVFVELFDRGWVPDATTYTVLMDGFCKLGMLVDAIKLMDDMEENGVEPNEVTYGVMIEAYCKDKKSGEARNLLDDMLEKRYIPSSTLCCKVVDVLCEEGKVEDACVLWKRLLKKSVTPDNAISSSLLHWLCKEGKIREARKLFDEFERGSIPSVLIYNTLIAGMCEKGELCEAGRVWDDMVEKGCAPNAFTYNMLIKGFCKVGNAKEGIKILEEMLEKGCLPNNSTYSVLIKGLYDSGKEEEIIEVLSMAMXSGGIDSNSWGLFLTDIIVNLNSGTDGLNRIYMDGGL; encoded by the coding sequence ATGCTCCGCCACAGCCACTCCCAGCTAGCGGCCACCGCCACCCACCTCCGTCGTTTCTCCACCGCTGATCCAAACCTCCTCCTCCAATCCTACACTGTGACCCCACCACTCAAACCCTGGCCCCAGCGCCTCTACCCAAAGCGCCTAGTCTCCATGATCACCCGCCAACAAAATCTCGACCTTGCCCTCCAAATCTTCCACTACGCCGGCAAATTCCACCCGGACTTTTCCCACAATTACGACACCTACCACGCCATTATCCAACGCCTATGTCGAGCCCGAGAATTCAATCCCGTCGAGTCCTTGCTCTCCGACCTTCGTCACTCCCACATCAAATGCGGCGAAAACCTTTTCGTCGACGTTATACGAAGTTACGGTCTCGCTTCTAAACCTGACCTCGCCGTTAAAACCTTCCTGCGCATTCATACTTTCGATGTTCAACGCTCAGTCAGGTCGTTGAACACTTTGTTGAACGCTTTGGTTCAGAACAAACGATATGGTTTGGTTCATGTTTTGTTCAAGAATAGTCAAACTAGATTTGGGGTTGTGCCCAATGTGTTTACTTGTAACATTTTGATTAAGGCAATGTGTAAAAAGAATGATGTGGAAGGTGCACTCCAGGTGCTCGATGAAATGCCCGGTATGGGGTTTGTGCCTAATTTGGTTACTTACACCACTGTTTTATGTGGGTATGTTGCGCGGGGCGATATGGGTAGTGCTAGGAGGGTTTTTGTTGAGCTTTTTGATAGAGGGTGGGTGCCTGATGCTACTACGTATACGGTTTTGATGGATGGGTTTTGTAAGCTAGGGATGTTGGTTGACGCAATTAAGTTGATGGATGATATGGAGGAGAATGGGGTTGAGCCCAATGAGGTTACCTATGGTGTCATGATTGAGGCTTATTGTAAAGATAAGAAGTCGGGCGAAGCACGTAACTTGCTTGATGATATGCTTGAGAAGAGATATATACCTAGCTCAACACTTTGTTGTAAGGTGGTTGATGTGTTGTGTGAAGAAGGGAAGGTTGAGGATGCATGTGTGTTGTGGAAGAGGCTTTTGAAGAAGAGTGTTACGCCTGACAATGCAATATCAAGCTCACTTCTACATTGGCTTTGTAAGGAAGGGAAGATAAGGGAAGCAAGGAAGTTGTTTGATGAATTTGAGAGGGGTTCTATTCCGAGTGTTTTGATTTATAATACACTCATAGCGGGGATGTGTGAGAAGGGAGAGTTGTGTGAGGCAGGGAGGGTGTGGGATGACATGGTGGAAAAAGGTTGTGCTCCTAATGCTTTTACCTATAACATGTTGATTAAGGGGTTTTGTAAGGTTGGCAATGCAAAGGAGGGGATCAAAATCCTGGAGGAAATGTTAGAAAAGGGATGTTTGCCGAACAATTCAACTTACTCTGTATTGATCAAGGGGCTTTATGACTCcggaaaggaagaagaaattATAGAGGTTCTTTCAATGGCCATGTAAAGTGGAGGAATTGATAGTAATTCTTGGGGTCTTTTCTTAACCGACATCATTGTTAATCTCAATAGTGGGACTGATGGTCTTAACAGAATATATATGGATGGTGGTTTATAA